The DNA segment TTTCAGTAAAGTCGCTCTGGGAGGGGATAATTTAATGCCAACATATCACCATGATCAATATAGCTAGTCTGGCAGGCGGCGGATTTTTCTTTTCATTTTCATCTAAATTAAGGACGTCGACTTCTTTACTTTATGGCAAGGATTTTCAATACTGCTGACCAGGCGTGCCGATTATACATTTAAACATAGTGCTTTTTGTTAAGAGGCCATGAAATGAGTACCTCATTGTACACTGCAGTCGCTGTTGCCATAGGGGTTGCCGTCTCTGTCCAACCACCAATTAACGCCGCTATGGCACGAATTCTTGACAGTCCTTTGTTGGCAGCATTAATTTCTCTCTTTATTAGTTTTGTGGTAACTGCTATTTTGTGGTTAACCTGGGATAAAGGAGCGGGCAATTTATCGCAAGTTAAAATGTTACCCTGGTGGGTTATTATTGGAGGTGTCGTTGGGGTAGTGTTTGTGGTGGGTAGTGTGATTGTTGCTCCGGTACTTGGTGTGGCCTTATTTATTGTTTGTGTTGTTGCAGGACAGATTCTTGGATCAACTTTAATTGATCAGGTTGGGGCATTTGGTCTTGTAGAAAGACCCATAAATTTCATGAGGCTGGTTGGTATAGGATTAGTGTTTTTGGGAGCAGTCTGTGTGCAATATGGTAGTTCATAAAATTAAGAAAAATACGCTCAATAGAAATTCAATTAAGTTCGCCAAACTGCGATGTAGTAGAGGCTATTTATATCATTCTTTAGTTTGTCCAGCGTGGGATTTTGCTGTCTCTACTAGACATGAAGCCACCCAAACCGGCCACTGAGCCGGTCTCTTTGCGCCTGGATAAAGCCAATTCCCCTGTTCTTGGGCTTGTTAGCGCTCCCTGACTCTGATTAACCGGCGCAGCGTGTCATCCGAGAAGTGGTTCTTACCACAATAACGGCAGGACAACTCCCTTTCTGTGAAGTAATCGTTGTCATACATTGGATCACCAGAAACGAAAAATCCCATACCAGGCGAGCCGGAAATTTATTTATACTGAAAATCTACAGAGCCAAAAATAATTATTAGGGAATTTAATTCAAGTTATATTTTTGCACATGCAAAAAAATGATTTTTCTTGATACAGTAGATTCCACATAGAAATTAAGTTCACGCACCGATCTTACTTCACGATTAATTTTATGCCAAATTAGACAAGAAAATTGATCTCGGTCAAAAGCACGCTTACAAACATTGATATTTTTTCTCGGCAACTGCAACACTGCACTTACTCAAGAGGGAATAGCGTTTATTTAGTTAAATTTACGTGTACCGGCTCGCCTGTAGGGGCTAACTGTAAAATTACGAATAAAAAGCTACCCAATGAAAGAAAAATAGCTTTTTTGCATTGTATTAAACTTCACAAAGACAAATATTTGTGACCTTATTGATCTATATTTAAGTGTATTAAACCCTAGAGAATATTATTATGAAAGGCTTACTCACAACCTTATATGCCCTGCTGTTTTTCGCTGTTGCTCCAAACTCACTTGCCACTTCGTTAACCTTTGAAGTTCAGCCCGGAATATACTTAAGTGATGCTACGATTCTTGGGCTTAATTTAAACTACTCTGGAAGTTGGATAGAGTATAGCTACGCCAATATACCTTTTACTGCCTAATCTATCGGCGATAGGGACAGCGGTAGAAATTTTTTGATGTTCTTTAAAGAGGTTAATGGTCAAAGACGCTACATGACTGGTAACAGCATTAATAGTCAATTAAGGGCGCGCAGAGGGGAAGATCCAACTACGATTACAGAGCTGAGCACATTAGTGAATGATCCCAGGACATTTGTGATGCTTGAAGCGCGCTCCGGCGTTTATCTTAAAAATACAAGAACAGGTGGTTATATTGCATTAGATTACTCAGAACCTGGCTCTGTTCCATATCCGGCAATTTTAGTCGGCAGAGAAGAGCAAGCATCAGCAATTCATTCAAGCCTATAAAGCAGATGACAGCCTAGGATTGGGCTGGTTATTAATCGAACTCGCTCAACTCAAAATAGCAAAAAGTTGGTTACAACTTTGAGATATTTCAAGCGGGTTTCTCTTGCCTTAGAAGCCCGTTTGAGGCCCCTATAGTAGACAAAATACTAATAAGGAATCCCTCACAGATTCTCTTACTTTTATCTGACATACTTCCATCCTGTTTCATTGGAAAGCATCTGGGAATTGTATTCATAGCGGACAGTAAATTTGGACCAAAAAGGCGAATCACAACCATAAAAAAGCTCCACCAGGTTAACCAGACGGGGCTTTCAAAGAGGGGGTGTGGTCCCGCTGCGCATACTTCGCGACAGCTTAAATGTAAATAACACCCGAAGCTGATCTCACTAGAATACAATAAACGAAAAAGCCCGCACTGGGCGGGCTAGGAATAGTTTGGCAGTAAAGCTATGTCTTCAGAGTCGTTAGAAAATTTCGGCCTATGAATGGCGATTGACACAGCATCTTGAGGACCCTTATTTTGTAAGCCTAATATTTCGCACGACCTCTCCCCCTCCATAACATTCAGCTGTTAAATTACCATATACACTTATTGTTTTGTCAGACATGTATGCAGCTAAAACCGTAGAATACTGCGCTTTACCTGCCTCACTATCTAAATAAATCAACCATTCCTCTTTTGCATTAGACTCGCATAAGCCACCTGTTTTAGTTCCATCAAGTGTAAAGGCAATTCTCTGAGATTCCACTCCGGCAACAGGAGTTGCATGATGAACGAGGATAGTTATAATCTTTCCAGTTTCGACCCCTTGATCAGCAAAAGCTGTATTCACATTCAAAAGCAGACCTGCGACTAAAGCATAAATTTTTTTCATACATCCTTCTCTTAAGTAAACCTTAAAAATAAATCAATATTTTGCACACTTTTTATAAATTAAATTATTTTAAACAACCTATTCTAGGTTTCGTAGGGCACATACCAGAGTTACAGACAAGAAAAACCCGCCAAATAGCGGGTTCTTATCCTGCAATGCGCAAAAACGGCATTCTAGGGCTTTATACCATTGTGACACACAGAAAGTCAAGGGTTTTTAACCCGCTGAATTTGTTGATATTTTTCGAAAATCTTCAGCGACCGAAATCATTCATACCGAGGTCGGTCGATCATTTGATTCCAAATCCAGGCCCCACCTGCTGCTTCGGGTGGTTATATGCCGGTGCCCGCAGTTCGTAGCCAACGATAGAAAGATGTAATGAATTTACCCCCTAAAATCAAAGCCAACGAAATTACAAACACGGCAACGTTACCGAAATCTATAGACCGCGTGGTGGATATCTCGCTAATAACAATCCCTATGGACCTCAATGCCCAATAAACGCCTATAAGAAAGGTGCCAGCAACTACGACTCCGCGTTCAGAAATAGCTGCATCGTTTTCATCAGAATTGATTATCTTTTGAGCTATCTTGGGTGCCAATACCCAAAGAACAATTCCAATCAGAATAGGGGCAAGCAAAAAAACAACAAATGGTGCAATAGGCAAAGACTCTTCCCTTTCCCAAAACTCTGGAAGAAAAAATAATGGTGAGGCATTTCCTA comes from the Microbulbifer sp. MI-G genome and includes:
- a CDS encoding DMT family transporter, which encodes MSTSLYTAVAVAIGVAVSVQPPINAAMARILDSPLLAALISLFISFVVTAILWLTWDKGAGNLSQVKMLPWWVIIGGVVGVVFVVGSVIVAPVLGVALFIVCVVAGQILGSTLIDQVGAFGLVERPINFMRLVGIGLVFLGAVCVQYGSS